The genomic stretch ATGAGTAAAACGGCGGAATCTGTTTGGGCAAATTGTCTCGATATAATTAAGGACATTGTTGAATGGCAGCATTTTAAAACCTGGTTTGAGCCAATTGTACCCTTGCAGTTAAAAGACAACGTTTTGCTGATACAAGTACCCAGTAATTTTTTCTACGAATACCTGGAAGAACATTATGTGTCGCTACTTGCAAAAACCCTGAAACGCCAGCTGGGTCGCGATGCGCGGCTCGAATATCGCATCATGATAGATAGCGGCAATACGACCGATAAAGGATACATGAAAGTTCCATCGGGCGAAGAAAAAACGCATGCCAACACCTTGGTTTTACCTATGAAAATCAATGATACAAACGGGCTGAATCCATTCATTGTACCGGGTATAAAACGAATGCAGATTGACCCGCAACTCAATTCCGAGGATACTTTTGAAAAATTCGTAGAAGGAGATTGTAACCGCGTGGCAAGGCGTGCAGGAAAGACCGTTGCCGAAAAACCGGGCAACAATTCCTTCAATCCATTGTTCATTTATGGCGGTTCCGGGTTGGGGAAAACGCACCTGCTTCATGCAATAGGCAATGAAGTAAAAAAGTTGCATCCGAACAAAGTAGTCCTGTATGTGAGTAGTGAAAAATTTATCAATCAGTTCCAGCATCATAGCCGTAATAATCAAATAAATGATTTTATTAATTTCTATCAGTTGATAGACGTGTTGCTGATTGATGATGTTCAATTTTTCAATCGTGCAGAAAAAAGCCAGGACGCATTTTTTGCCATCTTCAACCATTTGCAGCAAAGTGGAAAGCAATTGGTATTAACATCGGATAAGGCTCCAAAAGATTTGGACGGCTTGCAGGAAAGGTTACTAAGCCGTTTCCGTTGGGGATTGAGCGCAGATGTTCAGGTGCCGGATTATGAAACACGTATCGAAATATTTGAACAAAAGATGCGCGAAGAAGGACTGGAAATGCCGAAAGAAGTGGTAAAGTATGTGGCATATAATCTTACAAGCAATGTGCGTGAACTGCGCGGAGCGTTGATTTCTTTGTTGGCACAGTCTTCTCTCAATAAAAGAGACATAGATATTGATTTAGCAAAAAAGGTTTTGCGCAATATTATTAAAACCAACAATAAAGAAGTTACCATTGATGCCATCCAAAAAATGGTGTGTGAATATTTCGATGTTCCTTACAATCGCCTTTTAGAGAAAACGCGTAAACGAGAAGTGGTACAGGCAAGGCAAATTACCATGTATCTTTCTAAAACATTTACCAAGAACTCCTTAAAAACCATTGGCGAGCATTTTGGCGGGCGCGACCATACTACCGTTATTCATAGTTGCCAAACCGTGAAAGACTTAATGGATACCGATAGCGTTTTTAAAGAAAATGTAATGGAACTTACACAAAAAGTTCAGCTTGCTTCGATGTAAAATAATTACCAATAAAATTTGGAATTTCTTTCTGATAAATATACTTTTGCGCTCCTGTTTAACAGCAGGTGTTTTCGGCAAAAACGGTGAGGTGGATGAGTGGCTGAAATCAGTAGTTTGCTAAACTGCCGTACGGGTTAAACTGTACCAAGGGTTCGAATCCCTTCCTCACCGCTCCATTGCGGCTCGTCGCAAAGCAACCCGCGCCAAACTCAATAGTGGCGCGGTTTTTTTTCTACTCTAATTCAATCCAATTTTGGTCATCTGACTGGTGGGCAGGTCAAGTCAATAATTTTGTCCAACTAATTGCATCAGAATATTTATTAAATCGGCATTACAGAAGATAGGACTCGGAAAAGAATTCAAAAATTATTTACCTTAGAATCTGTCTGTTTAAAATCGTTCTTTAATTTTGTATTACCGGTGTTACTGCTATAATTCGTAAAGATTTTTTCATTGTGCTTGTTTTTATTATAGGGGCTAATATTTGTTTGAACTAATTAACAGTCTTGCAGAACAGAACTTCAAATTCAAAAAAATGTTACTACAAAATCAATATTCAATCATTCAAACAGACTCTCGGAAAATAATTTTATAATGTATCAATACGAATCTAATTATAAAAAGTTAGGGTACCAGCTGGTAACACCTGCAAACGTTGATGAGATAAACATTCCGTCTTTTCGCCCATACATTAAGGTGTTGCTGGTGCCGAAGGGTTACAGCTTAACGGTAGATTTTAATGTATATGAAACTGTAAAGCCTGCACTGTTTTTTATTAATGCCAATCAGTTGTTGAATATTTTAAAAGCAGATGGCGGTACGGCACACATGCTCTACTATAACCGGGATTTTTATTGCGTGCAGATTCATGATGCGGAAGTCGCTTGCGATGGTTTGCTGTTTAATAATATCTTCCAGATTCCGAAAACGGAATTATCGACTTCCGAAAACGGAATCGTAAAAAGAATATTTGATAATATTATAGAAGAGCTTGCGTTAGGAGACATACACTCAGAAGAGATGATTCGTATTCGCCTTAAAGAAATGATTATACACGCAACACGCCTTTGGAAAAAACAAAATCTTTCAATAGGGAAGGAACATACTATAAACGCCGATACCGAAATGGTTAGAAATTTCGGGCGTTTGGTCGAAATACATTTCAGGGAAAAACATACGGTAGCTGATTATGCAGACTTAATGGGTATGGCGCCAAAAACGCTGACAAACAAATTCAATAAATTGAAGTTGGACAATCCAAACGAATTTATCAAGAATCGTATTCTGCTGGAAGCAAAGCGGCTGCTGGCTTATACAGAGCTTAGCGTAAAAGAAATTGCTTACGAATTGGGATATGACGACCCGGCTTATTTCAACCGGTTATTTGCACAAAAAACAAAGATTGCGCCGGCAGGCTTTCGTAAAGGTTTTGTATAAATAATATTTTAGCATAATTATATTTAATATTTCATTGTAGGGAAAAATATCCAATAAATATTGCCATTTTGCTATTTTATGAGCCTTGATACGTCAGTAGATTTGCATTATCAAATTAATCAAAAACAAAAAATAAAGATTATGAAACGCAAAGCTACCGCCGTTTGGAACGGCAATATTAAAGAAGGAAACGGTCATCTTACCACACAGAGTACCGTTTTAAACAAAACGCAATATTCATTTAACAGCCGTTTTGCAGAGGGAATCGGTACCAATCCTGAAGAGCTGCTGGCTGCAGCGCACGCGGGTTGTTTTACTATGAAGCTGAGTCTCGACCTTACACAGGCGGGTTATACACCTGAATCATTGGAAACGGAATCCGTTATTACATTGGACAACGGGAAAATTACAAAGTCGGAATTGTACTTAAAGGCAAAAGTGCCAGGTATTCCGGAGGAAGCATTCAGGCAAATTGCAGCGGGCGCAGAAAAAAACTGTCCCGTAAGCAATGCTTTCAATTTTGAAATTGCTTTGGAGGCAATTTTGGTTGCTTAAAAGTTCAATTATCATAATTCTCCTTTGCCACTTGGTCTGGCAGGTGTTTAACAACAAAAAATAAACAGATGAAATGCCCATAAGTATTTTACATACCCAAAGCGATGATTATTTAGAGGCATTCCATGTGGCAATTAAAAAAAATAAAAAATAAACACATGAAACAATATATTTTAAAATCAGTGTTTTTATCAGGTATTTCATTTTTAATCTTAAACTCTTCTATTATGGCACAGACGACCATTCCTGCAGAACAGGATATGAACATTTCAAAAGACATCAGGGCTTTCCTGAAAGTATTGAACAACAGCGGCGGAGAACCGCTGGAAACATTGTCTCCCAAAGACGCGCGTCAGGTACTTATCGACGCACAAAAATCCGTTACTTACGACTATTCCGATATTGAAGAATCGGAAAAAACAATTACCGAAGACGGATTGACTGTAAAAATCCACATTGTAAAACCTAAAGGCGCTAAAGATGGGTTGCCGGTATTTATGTTTTTTCACGGCGGCGGCTGGATATTGGGAGATTACCCAACGCATAAAAGACTGGTGCGAGATTTAGTAGTAAATAGCGGTGCGGTTGCAGTTTTTCCCGACTATACGCCTTCTCCGGAAGCTCACTTCCCTGTAGCAATCAATCAGGCGTATGCAGCTACCAAATGGGTATCTGAACACGGAGATGAAATTGCTGTGAATGGCTCTAAGTTAGCAGTTGCGGGTAATAGCGTTGGTGGAAACATGGCAGCTGTTGTCGCCTTGATGGCAAAGGACAAAAAAGGACCGAAATTGTTGCAGCAGATTCTCTTATGGCCCGTAACTGACGCGGATTTCAGCCGTGAATCCTATGACAAATATGCGCAGGGAAGATTCCTTACAACGCCATTAATGAAATGGATGTGGGATAATTATCTGCCGGATGCAGCAGCACGTAAAAACAAATACGCTTCTCCTTACCAGGCAAGTTTAGAAGAGCTGAAAGGATTACCGCCCGCATTGGTGCAAGTAGCAGAAAACGATATTCTTCATGATGAAGGAGTTGCCTATGCCAGGAAGCTGGATGAAGCAGGCGTTCCTACTACTATTACAGAATACAAAGGATTTATCCATGATTATGGTATGCTCAATCCGTTATCGCATATTCCTGCAATACAAGAATCAATTAAACAGGCGGCAATAGTACTGCATAATGCTTTGTTTACAAAGTGATAAATATTCTTGAACGCATAAAAGCCCTTCAAAATCTATAGTTGAGGGGCTTTTTATAATTTGGATATATTGTTTTTAATGGATTGCCTTTTGGGAGTAAGTGTTCCGGAAAGAGTTTGGTGTTGTTATCCTTCCTGCTTCAATCTCTGTTCTCTCGTCAGTACTTTATAAACGATTAGAATGCTCAACAGCATAAAAACTGCACCAATCAAAAAATGTATTCCCGGGAAATGAAATGGCGCTTTGTCCGAAGTAAAATAAGCAAACGCATCATTCATAATCAAAGGACCAATGATGGTCGTTAGGCTCATCAAGGCAGTAAGCGCACCTTGTAGTTCGCCTTGCTGATTTGAAGCAACATGACCTGCAATAACCGATTGTAAAGATGGTCCGCAAATGCCGCCGAGACAATATGGAATTAAAATCACGAATAACATCCATCCCTGCGTAGCAAATGCAAATAAAACAAGCCCAAACACATAGAGGGAAAGCCCCAGATAAATGCTGTTTTTATCGCCTAATTTCGGATTGATAACTCTTGTAAGTCCGGCTTGCACGCCGCCAATCAGTACACCTACGAATGTCAGTGAAAGACCTACCATTTTCTCTGTCCAGTGAAAGCGGTAAATAGTAAAGAAGTTCCAGGTGCTTTGGATGGCTTGCACACCTAAGTATATCATAAAGTAGCCGAATGCAAGTCCGCCGATTTCCTGATGCCGGGTAAGAAACTTTAGCGCACCGAAAGGGTTTGCTTTTTTCCGGTCAAATGCGCGCCTGTTTTCTTTGTTTAGAGATTCCGGTAAGAAAAAATATCCGTACAAGCAGTTCAGCAAGCACAATGCAGACGCTGCATAAAAGGGTGCACGCAAGCCCCAGGCAGCTAAAAATCCGCCGAGCGCAGGACCCAACACAAAACCGAGACCAAATGCCGCACCTATCATACCGAAGTTTTTGGCTCTTGTTTCCGGTGTGCTGATGTCGGCAATATATGCAGCGGCTGTGGTAAAGCTCGCTCCTGTAAAACCGGATATAATGCGCCCGATAAACAACCACGCATAGCTTGGCGCTAATGCCATAATAATATAATCTACGCTGAAGCCGAACAAGGATAACAATAGCACAGGTCTGCGACCATACCGGTCGCTGAGATTGCCGATTAGCGGTGCAAACAAAAATTGTGTAATAGCAAATGCTGCCAAAAGATAGCCGCCGTATGCGCTGGCTTGGTTTACGGGAATTTTTTTCAGATAGGCAATCAAATCGGCTAATACGGGAATAATGAGTCCGAAACCCATCGCGTCAATCAATAAGGTAACAAAGATAAAACCTATGGCAGCGTTCTTAGATGTGCGCATGATGTGTTCATTTGATACAGACAAAACTGACCATTTATTTTGTAAGAATGAAATATTTATCGAATGTTTTTAATTATTTCATCTTACGAATATTTAATACAGGCTATTTCATTTGATGTATTAATAAAGCGTTTGCCGGAATAATCTTCGGCTATAAATCCTGTCCGGCTTTTCTCGATTGCCGGTCTTAGCACTGTGAATATCGGAAACAACTCTATTCGCTTTTATTTCCCTTTACCGAACATACAGCCTATCTTTGCAAAATCATAAATCATAAATCGCAAATCTGAATGGGGTTTACAGTTGCAATAGTTGGTCGTCCGAATGTGGGAAAGAGTACATTTTTCAATCGTTTGCTCGAAGAGCGCAAAGCGATTGTGGACAATATCAGCGGCGTTACGCGCGACAGGCAGTATGGAGAAACCGACTGGAACGGCAAACATTTTAATGTGATTGACACAGGTGGTTTTGTGCAAGGTTCAGAAGATATTTTTGAAATAGAAATTGCCAAGCAGGTAAAAATAGCCATTGAAGAAGCCGATGCCGTCATTTTTATGACCGATGCTGCCGCGGGTTTAACCGATGCCGACGAAACTGTTGCCAATATTTTGCGCCGTTCTACCAAGCCGGTATTTTTGGCTGTGAACAAAGTGGATAACAATGCACGCTTACTTGATGCAAGCGAGTTTTATATTCTTGGTTTTGAAAATGTATTTTTTATCAGCAGTATCAGCGGAAGCGGAAGCGGAGAATTACTCGATGCTGTTACGGCTTTGATAGATGAAAAAGACGGCGAAGAAGCACCGAAAGACGAGCTGCCGCGCATCGCGATTATCGGGCAGCCGAATGTGGGAAAATCTTCGTTGCTCAATGCGCTTACGGGGCAGGAGCGTACCATTGTGAGCAACATTGCAGGCACTACGCGCGACACTATTCATACGCGTTACAAATTATTTCAGAAAGATTTTATTCTGATTGATACAGCAGGCATCCGTAAGAAAAATAAAGAAAAAGACGACCTTGAATTTTACTCTGTAATCCGCGCTATTAAAGCGATGGACGAAGCAGATACCTGTTTGCTTTTGCTGGATGCTGAAAAAGGAATTACGGCGCAGGATATCAGTATTTTCGCGCTTGCTGCACGCAAAGGAAAAGGCATTGTTTTGTTGGTAAACAAATGGGATTTGATTGAAGGAAAAGAAACCAACACTGCGCGCGATTATGAAAATGAATTGAAAAAACGCATTGCTCCGTTTGTGGATGTGCCGATTATTTTTATTTCTGCAAAGGAAAAAACACGCATTCATAAAGCGATTGAAATTGCTTTGGAAGTGTGCGAAAGTAAGAAGCAGCGCATACCTACAAGCAAGCTCAACGATGTAATGTTGAAAGCCGTCGAAGCGTATCATGCGCCTGTGGTGCGTGGACATTCCATCAAAATAAAATATGTGATGCAGTTGCCTACGCACGTACCGTCATTCGCATTCTTTGCCAATTTTCCCGACGATATTAAAACACCGTATAAAAATTATCTGGAAAACCAGTTGCGTGCCAACTTTAATTTCAAAGGCGTGCCTGTAAGAATCTTCTTCAGGAAGAAATAAAAATAATCAATAGAAAAATTTTCCTGCGGACTAATTGAAATTAGCGGAGCCAAATGGCAATTCCCGTCGTTGATTTTTCTAATCTAATAGCTTTTTCGACAAACTTTACTATTGCTTATTGTGCAAAATCATATAACGCCCTGTACTGAAAATTCCTTCGGTTAAACTATGATAGTAATTCCTTGCAGAGTCGGATAAATGCACGGGATTGTTATTGTCAATACGCCAAACCTGTTCGGGTACTTGCCCGTCCACGCCTATGGAATAAAACACAGAATCCTTTACAATACCGATGAAATTCATCATAGGATTATAGATAAATGCAGCAGCTTTGGTAGAATCGTTTTTAAGTTCATTGCTAAACAAATCGCGACCGAGCGTTGTGTTGGTATAATTGATTTTTGCCAAGCCTGCAACCGTAGGAAAAATATCTATTTGCGAGGCAAAAGTGCTTGTTTGTCGCGGCTTCAAAAACGCCGGTGCGTAGAAAAATAAAGGTACGTGCATGAATACCAGGTCGCCATCCGTCCACGCTTTGGAATAATAACGCGATGCGTCGCCTTTTGTTCCATGGTCGCCCACAAATACAAAAATGGTGTTTTTGAAGTAAGGTTCTTTCTTCGCCGACTCGATAAAATTTCTGAAACAATAATCGGTATATCGAAAAGCATTGAACTCGGCAAGGCTTGTATAACCGTTTTGCAACAGCTCTTTTTGAGATACATTTACCAGGTGGAAATTATCTTTATCAGCATCAGGAATGGTGTAAGGACGATGATTGTCTGAAGTCTGAATAATAGAAACGAAAGGTTTGTTTTCTTTCCTAAAAACTTCGTTTGCTTTTTCAAACACCACTTTATCGCTTACACCCCACACATTGATTTTGGGACCGTCATAATCCGGTTGCTCATACGTTTTTAAACCGGGAATATTATTTTCTAAAACTCCGCGGATATTTGCCCAGCTAAGACTTCCGCCTAAGAAATAATATTTGTCGTAGCCTTTAAAATCGTCAAATATCAAATGTTGGTTTACCGCATTCGGGTTACGGCTTGTTGTATTTTTCGGGTCGGTGTCTGGTTCGCCCGTGAGCAAAGCCCATACGCCGCGTGCCGTTCCGTAAGACGGAGAAAAAGCTCTTGTAAACAAAACACCTTGCTTGGTAAGACTGTCAAAATACGGCGTGGGATTCAGCTTGTTGCCACTCATAGAACTTTTTAAGTAGCTGAATGACTCACAAAGCACAATTACAATGTTGGGTTTCGTGCTTAATGTGCTATCCGGCGTTACGGTTCTTGTATAGTTTAGTTTGGTAGTATCAATATTTTTAATACCTAAGAAATCGGTTATTGCAGGTGTATAATATTGCTTTACTTGCTGCAAATCGTAATAGGTGCTTTTGGTATATTTTAATGAGCTGAAAAAAGACTGAAACGGATTGAGCGCCATGTTGGACGCATAATCGCTGCCTAAAGTAAACGCATCGCTCCAGCGTAAAGGAAACTGTCCTGCACGACCAAAAATTCCCAATGCCAGCAAGAGAAAGAATACAGCGGAAGAAACAATGCGCGAAGGTTTATTTGTGCTTATCGGCTTGTTTTTAATACGTCTGTATGTTGCCCTTACAATCCAGTTGAGTGCGACGATTCCGAAAATCAAACCCAGCAATACCCAAATTACGTGGTAGGTTTCCCACACCATTGCAAGTGCATCTTTGGTATCTTTGGCATAGTCCGTTACATTGGCATTTAGCCTGGTATCGAGATATGCGTAATTGGCAAAATCGGCAATATAGAATATGAGCAGCCAAATGATAAGAACTGTCCACAGGATAAAAGCAAGTATTTTTCCTTTTTTCGTTTCAAAAGGATTTAGCGGTTTAATCAATGACAGAATGAAAAACAGCAGGCACGCGGATGCAACCATTCTGCAATCGTAACGAAAGCCGAGCCACAAGATACTTCCGAGATGTATTTCGTCAGAGTCCGGTTTTGGGAAAACGCTTACTTGAACTATGCGCGTAAGTGTCATTAATATCAAAAAAATAACGCCCAAAATAAGCAGCCATTTGATAGAACGCGGTATATTTATTCGCTTCATAATAATGATGGTAATTAATCGTCAAAATTAAATAATCTTTAATTCTGTATTAAATTTATGTTTCTTCGTGCAATAGAAAATTTTGATAAAAATTTATTTCTCAAAATCAACACGCAATGGACAAACGGTTTTCTTGATGCCGTACTGCCTTGGTGGCGCAACCAGAATACATGGATTCCGCTGTATGTATTTCTTTTTGTTTTTATGATTCTAAACGCTAAAAACAAAACGTGGCTGTGGCTGTTGTTTGCAATTATTACTATTACGCTCAGCGACCAGCTTAACAGCCATTTTTTAAAATATCTGTTTGACAGGCTTCGCCCTTGCAACGACCCTGTGATGCGTTATCTGGAAATATTGCGGATTGGTTCGCGCCCGCAAAGCCCAAGTTTTCCTTCTTCGCACGCAGTAAACCATTTTGCAATGGGTGTTTATTTTTTTATCACAATGAAAAAATATGTCGGACGTTGGGGATGGTTGTTTATTTTTTGGGCGGCAAGTGTGAGCTACGCACAGGTGTATGTAGGTGTACATTATCCGGTAGATATTTTTGTGGGGGCGATTGTAGGGACTTGTGTAGGACTGTTTACTTCGTTTATCTATATGAAATACTTTGAAGATAAAAACCTGCATTTCAAAAATAAACCTGCATAATTGGGAAACCCGTTTTATCAAGAGAAAATCGGAGTGAGTAAGATTGTTTAAAGCACGTCCTGAAAATTGTTGCTATTCCCTACTTTTGTTCCCTCAATGCAGACAGGAATAGACAAATATTTATCGCAACGTTTGGAAGAAAGAGCGCTTGCAGGAAATAAAAGGCAATTGTTTCTTGTGGAAAAAGGCATTGATTTTTTCTCCAATGATTATCTCGGCATCGCCACAAGAAATCTGAAAAACTTCACTGAAACGCAAACTGTCTCAGGTTCTACAGGCTCTCGCTTGTTGTCCGGTAATTCAAAAGATGCGATGGATTTGGAAAAATTTCTCGCAGATTTTCATCAAACAGAAAGCGCTTTGTTGTTTAATTCAGGCTATGATGCGAATCTTGGTTTGATTGCTTCCGTTGCCAATCGTCATACGACTATTTTGTACGACGAGCTTTCTCACGCAAGTATTATCGACGGTATTCGGTTGAGTTTTTGTAAGCAAAGTTTTCGCTTTAAACACAATGACAGCAAGGATTTGGAAGAAAAATTAATAAAATATTCCAAAGAAAATTTACCTGTCATTGTTATTATAGAATCGGTTTATTCAATGGAAGGCGACATTAATCCTTTGGAAAAAATTGCTGCGCTTTGCGAAAAATACAATGCGGCTTTAATTGTGGATGAAGCGCACGCGACGGGCGTTTTCGGCGATAAAGGCGAAGGCATTGTGCAACAATTTGGTTTGCAAAAAAATGTTTTTGCGCGCGTGCATACTTTCGGAAAAGCGCTGGGTTGCCATGGTGCGGTTGTCGTTGGCAGTAAAACATTGACGGATTATTTAACCAATTTTGCGCGCTCATTTATTTACACAACTGCATTACCGCCGCACGCGATTGAAGCGATTAAAAACAGTTATCAATTCATACAAAATCATTCCGAAGAAAGGGGAAAATTACATTTCAACATTCAGTATTTTAATCAGCAAAAAAAAAATATCCGGAATTTTTATTGGAAAAAAAGTTCATCATCCATTCAAAGCCTCATCGTCGGAAACAATGAATTGGCGAGGCTTTTAGCCAATCATTGTAAAGAAAAAAGAATCAATATATCTTCTATTTTAAGTCCGACTGTGGCGAAAGGAGAGGAGTGCATTCGTATTTGCCTGCACAGTTTTAATACGAAAGAGGAAATTGATTTGTTGTTGAGAGAAATAAGTTTGATAATAATAAACCACATAGATTAAAAACTATGTTTCTATGTAGTTAAATAAAAAATTATGTCTAAAAAAATAGCGATACTTGGCATTCATACCGATGCAGGAAAAACAGTTACTTCCGCAATCATGACCGAAGCGTTGAAAGCCGATTACTGGAAACCAGTGCAGGCGGGCGATTTGGAAAATAGCGACAGTATAAAAATCAAGCGATGGATTTCCAATGAGCAATCTGTCATTCACGATGAAGCGATAAAATTGTTAATGCCGGCATCGCCGCACACGGCAGCCGCGCATGAAAACAGGAAGTATAATTTCAAAGAATTTCAAATTCCGCAAACAGAAAATTTATTATTAATAGAAACCGCAGGCGGCATTTATTCCCCGATGGATGATGAAAATACCATGCTCGATTTTGTGGAATATTTTGGTTGGGAAACTGTGTTGGTTTGCAGAAATTATTTGGGCAGCATCAATCATACTTTACTCTCTTTGGAAGCGCTGAAACACAGAAATATCAAGGTTTTGGCATTAATCGTCAATGGAAAAAGAAATGAAAGTTCGGAATCCTTTATTAAAAATTATTCGGGAGTTGAACACATTATTTATGTGAATGAATTGAATGAAATTAATCAGGAAACTATTAAAAAAGAAGCTGAAGAATTTGTGAAGCAATGGAATGAATTATGAATGAGATTTCTCCCTTCGGTCGAATTGAAAATCGGCGAAGCCAAATGACGGTGCATACGCATTCATCAACTAATTCGTGTAATTCGATAAAATCCGTGTAATAAAATATGAATCAAAAAACTTTAACGCAACGCGACAAAAACATCATCTGGCATCCGTACACGCAAATGAAACGTTGGTCGGAAGCGATTGGTATTGTGAAAGCCAAAGATGCAATTTTATATGCCGAAGACGGCAAGCAATATATCGATGCCGGTTCGTCGTGGTGGGTAACGCTGCACGGACATTCAAATACGCATATTGCGAAGCGGATTTCCGAGCAACTGACCACGATGGAACACTGTATTTTCGCAGGTTTCACGCATGAGCCTGCGGTGGAATTAGCGGAAAGATTATTGCCTATTTTGCCCGGCGATATGGCTCGGATTTTTTATTCCGATAATGGTTCGACTGCGGTTGAAGTTGCTTTGAAAATGGCGCATCAATATCATCAGAATAAAAATGAAAAACAGAAAACAAAAATCGTTGCGATTGAAGGCGCGTATCACGGCGATACATTCGGCGCAATGTCGGTAAGCGCGAGAAGTTTGTTTACGGAACAGTTTAATGCCATGTTATTTGATGTTTCGTTTATTCCGTTTCCTTCAAAAGCTAATGAAGGCAAGGCTTTGGGCGAATTGGAAAATATTTTGAAACAAGGAAATGTTTCTTCCTTCATCGTAGAACCATTGGTGCAAGGCTCCGGCGGCATGAGAATGTATTCGCCTGAAACATTGGAAAAATTATTCTTGCTATGCAAAAAATATGATTGCCTTGTGATTGCCGATGAAGTGATGACAGGCTTTGGAAGAACAGGGACTTTGTTTGCCTGTAATCAATTGAAAGATGCAAAGCCCGATATTGTTTGCCTCTCGAAAGGCTTGACGGGCGGCACTTTGCCGATGGGCATCACGGCTTGCACGGCAGAAATTTTCGATGCATTTTTAAGTGATGATGCGCACAAAACTTTGTATCACGGACATTCGTTTACGGCAAATCCAATTGGCTGCGCGGCTGCCTTGGCAAGCCTTGAATTGCTTTTGTCGGATGATTGTCAAAAGAATATTCAGCGCATTGTTGCAAAACATTGCGAAGCAAAACAACAATTATCTTCGCACCCGAAAGCGAAAGATGTGCGGCAAACAGGAACAATTCTCGCGGTGGAAATTGATACGGGCGAAACGGATTATTTGAATAACAAGCGCG from Arachidicoccus sp. BS20 encodes the following:
- a CDS encoding LTA synthase family protein, which translates into the protein MKRINIPRSIKWLLILGVIFLILMTLTRIVQVSVFPKPDSDEIHLGSILWLGFRYDCRMVASACLLFFILSLIKPLNPFETKKGKILAFILWTVLIIWLLIFYIADFANYAYLDTRLNANVTDYAKDTKDALAMVWETYHVIWVLLGLIFGIVALNWIVRATYRRIKNKPISTNKPSRIVSSAVFFLLLALGIFGRAGQFPLRWSDAFTLGSDYASNMALNPFQSFFSSLKYTKSTYYDLQQVKQYYTPAITDFLGIKNIDTTKLNYTRTVTPDSTLSTKPNIVIVLCESFSYLKSSMSGNKLNPTPYFDSLTKQGVLFTRAFSPSYGTARGVWALLTGEPDTDPKNTTSRNPNAVNQHLIFDDFKGYDKYYFLGGSLSWANIRGVLENNIPGLKTYEQPDYDGPKINVWGVSDKVVFEKANEVFRKENKPFVSIIQTSDNHRPYTIPDADKDNFHLVNVSQKELLQNGYTSLAEFNAFRYTDYCFRNFIESAKKEPYFKNTIFVFVGDHGTKGDASRYYSKAWTDGDLVFMHVPLFFYAPAFLKPRQTSTFASQIDIFPTVAGLAKINYTNTTLGRDLFSNELKNDSTKAAAFIYNPMMNFIGIVKDSVFYSIGVDGQVPEQVWRIDNNNPVHLSDSARNYYHSLTEGIFSTGRYMILHNKQ
- the bioD gene encoding dethiobiotin synthase; its protein translation is MSKKIAILGIHTDAGKTVTSAIMTEALKADYWKPVQAGDLENSDSIKIKRWISNEQSVIHDEAIKLLMPASPHTAAAHENRKYNFKEFQIPQTENLLLIETAGGIYSPMDDENTMLDFVEYFGWETVLVCRNYLGSINHTLLSLEALKHRNIKVLALIVNGKRNESSESFIKNYSGVEHIIYVNELNEINQETIKKEAEEFVKQWNEL
- a CDS encoding phosphatase PAP2 family protein, yielding MFLRAIENFDKNLFLKINTQWTNGFLDAVLPWWRNQNTWIPLYVFLFVFMILNAKNKTWLWLLFAIITITLSDQLNSHFLKYLFDRLRPCNDPVMRYLEILRIGSRPQSPSFPSSHAVNHFAMGVYFFITMKKYVGRWGWLFIFWAASVSYAQVYVGVHYPVDIFVGAIVGTCVGLFTSFIYMKYFEDKNLHFKNKPA
- the bioA gene encoding adenosylmethionine--8-amino-7-oxononanoate transaminase — its product is MNQKTLTQRDKNIIWHPYTQMKRWSEAIGIVKAKDAILYAEDGKQYIDAGSSWWVTLHGHSNTHIAKRISEQLTTMEHCIFAGFTHEPAVELAERLLPILPGDMARIFYSDNGSTAVEVALKMAHQYHQNKNEKQKTKIVAIEGAYHGDTFGAMSVSARSLFTEQFNAMLFDVSFIPFPSKANEGKALGELENILKQGNVSSFIVEPLVQGSGGMRMYSPETLEKLFLLCKKYDCLVIADEVMTGFGRTGTLFACNQLKDAKPDIVCLSKGLTGGTLPMGITACTAEIFDAFLSDDAHKTLYHGHSFTANPIGCAAALASLELLLSDDCQKNIQRIVAKHCEAKQQLSSHPKAKDVRQTGTILAVEIDTGETDYLNNKRDFIYQYFLNKGLLMRPLGNIIYLLPPYCISDEQLDYAYQSMEELLEIFNTQ
- a CDS encoding aminotransferase class I/II-fold pyridoxal phosphate-dependent enzyme; protein product: MQTGIDKYLSQRLEERALAGNKRQLFLVEKGIDFFSNDYLGIATRNLKNFTETQTVSGSTGSRLLSGNSKDAMDLEKFLADFHQTESALLFNSGYDANLGLIASVANRHTTILYDELSHASIIDGIRLSFCKQSFRFKHNDSKDLEEKLIKYSKENLPVIVIIESVYSMEGDINPLEKIAALCEKYNAALIVDEAHATGVFGDKGEGIVQQFGLQKNVFARVHTFGKALGCHGAVVVGSKTLTDYLTNFARSFIYTTALPPHAIEAIKNSYQFIQNHSEERGKLHFNIQYFNQQKKNIRNFYWKKSSSSIQSLIVGNNELARLLANHCKEKRINISSILSPTVAKGEECIRICLHSFNTKEEIDLLLREISLIIINHID